From Salminus brasiliensis chromosome 12, fSalBra1.hap2, whole genome shotgun sequence:
CTATACAGAAACCCTATTCCAAAAAGACCTAATCCAAAATACCTATTTTAGaaaacatatttcagatgacCTACTGCCAAAGGTCTATTCTAGAAGACCTATTCCAAAAGACTTATTCTAGAAGGCCTAATCCAAAAGATCTCTTCTTGAAGGTCTATTTCTGAAAAAACAATTCCAGAAGCATATTCGAGAAGACCTATTTCAGACAACCTACTGCCAAAGGCTGATTCTAGAAGACCTAATCCAGAAGACCAAATCCAGAAGACCTATTCCAGGAGACCTATTCTAGAAGAGTTATTCCAAAAGACATAATCCAGAAGACCTATTCCAAAAGACCTTATTTTAGAATACTTATTCTAGAAGAGCTAATCCTGAAGACCTATTACAGAAGACCTATTACAGAAGACCTATTCTAGAAGACCTATTCTAGAAGAGTTATTCCAAAAGACATAATCCAGAAGACCTATATCAGAAGACTTATTCTAGAAGAACTATTTGAGAATACGTAATCCAGGATACCTTATTTCAGAAGACCTAATCCAAAAGACCTAATCCAAAAGACCTATTCTAGAAGACCTATTCTAGAAGACCTATTCTAGAAGACCTATTCCAGAAGACCTATTCCAGAAGAGCTAATCATGAAGACCTAATCCAAAAGACATATTCCAAAAGACCTATTACAGAAGACCTATTCTAGAAGACCTATTCCAGGAGACGTAATCCAGAAGACTTATTCCAAAAGACCTATTTTAGAAGACCTATTCCAGAAATGTTAGAATGATTCTAAGGGTCTATGACTGACAGGGGTCTTAAAAAactgtattaattgagtatttcagcagaattgttagagttgtggggcgcAGCGTAACGTCTTTTCATGGTGctcaaaatccctggcagtacCCCTGATTCCTGAAGGCCTTATTCCACTAGACCTATTCTAAAAGACCTCTTCCAGACAGCTTTATACCAGAAGAGCTATTCCAGAAGGCCTGTTCCACATTCCACCCCACTGTAAGTGCTAGATTTTCTGCTCATGCATTATTCACTCTGTTTGTCCGAGGGGTTTTggagactgtgtgtttgtgctacAGGCTGCTACCGAGGGCCTTCAGACACTAATTGGCAAAGTCCCTGGTGCTGGAGAGAAACCCCCAAAGGTCAGCCGGCAGGTTGAGGTTAAGCTTCCTCTTGTCTTTTGAAGCGCAGCCATAAAACAGAAACCTTAAAACCCTTTGTTCTTAGAGAGCGCCACCTTCCAGGTCAGTACCTTTGAGGGATCAATGGGAACACAGACACACTGCTCACGGAACGGAGCTACAAACCGAGGAGGTAACCCAGGGGAATACCACAAGTCGTGACTCACTTGGAGGAAAAGTGCTTCTAGTACTGTGCAGTCTTCCGACCCAGacattcactatatgtccaaatgtttgtggacaccccttctaatgaatgcattcagctactttaagtcacacccattgttcacacagatgtgcaaatgcacacacacacacacacacacacaaagcttgtctaattcctgtatagaagtactgccaatagaataggattctctggaccagataaataaacatgaccctattggcaccatgctgcctaatgccaggtgtgggctagtagaggggtataaagccccccagcactgagctgtggagcagtggaagaactgtgctctctggaatgatggatggtgctctatgaaatacttttggatgggatgagtttgggagttggggatgatgaggtgaggtggtgatcatcatccaacaccctgacctcactaacttttgTCGCTGGATGCAATTAAAATTCCTCACAGCTCaacgctcctccaaaatctagcagaaagccttcttccctggacagtagagacagttactccaatgaaagcaggatcaactctttttaatacccttgatttcagaagataaagcaatgaatgagcaggtgtcccaatacttttgtccatatagtgttgcATATAGTGAcgttttttaatacaagcaaatcCCGTCCCTCGTGTTGGAGCAGCCAAGCGGTCAGGGTGGGGCCCTCCGTGGCTCCACATCCAGACGCCCGCTGAGCCAGCTGAGCGACTCTCTAGGtcttttttaatgagatctgACCGCTATAATCCTTCGCTACATTCAAAACAGCACCAACATCAATATGAGTGATCGTCCAGCAGCTCCAGGAGATAAAGAAACCATGCTGTGTTTCCAAAAGCGAGCTTGCAGAGCgagggtgtgtgtgcgtgtgtgtcgtGAGTCACTGGTCTAAATGAGGCCCAGATGGACGGGTGACCTTGGCAGTGTGCGATGAGAGGAGGGGAAGGGGCAGCTGGAGAGAGTATCTGCCCAGTATCTGCAGGGACAGAGATGAGAGGAGACCCAGTTTGCCGTGCCGTGGCTGGGAGGTGACAGGCTGTCACgcagagacgcaaaggaagcaAGCATACGGTCTGCGGGGGGCTAGTTATCCAGCGTGGGGATCTTGCAGACAAACGGGAAGGCCTTGCCACAGCTGTTGTCATTCCAGGACCTCAGCGCTGTCAGAGACAAGGAGGAGAGAAATGAGAAGACTCCAGTCTGTCAAGACTTTTGCTCTGCCTCATTATGAGAGAGAGTTGGGTTTGGTAAGgttgacagaaagagacagacagacagggagagagagagacagacaaagagagagagagagagaaagagagagagagagaaagagagagagacagacagagagagagagagagagagagagagagagagagatagaaagagagaaagagagagagacagacagagagagagagagagagagagagagagaaagagagagagacagacagagagagagagagagagagagagagatagaaagagagaaagagagagagacagacagagagagagagagagagagagagaaagagagagagatagaaagagagagagagagagagagagaaagaaagagagagagagaaagagagagagagagagagagagagagagagagagagaaagagagagagatagaaagagagagagagagagagagagaaagaaagagagagagagagagagagagagagagagagagagagagagagagagagatggctgACTCACCGCTGTTCTGTCTGTACCAGATCTCCACGCAGTCCTCCTCCTCAGGGATGCGATGGATGCCATCGTCTGGCTGGTTCCCGTCCCAGTAGCTGTACTCATACGGTGACCCGTCCGTCCACTCCAGAGTGCCCTCCTGCAGGCAGTGCAGGGCAGATAACACGCTTAAAAATGTAGGTGCCAGACAGATCCAGCAGCAGTACTCCCTACCCTCtggtcctcacagcaatgttccaaaatcaagTGTAAAGCCTAGAGTAGAGAGTAGAGACTAATGCTACAGCAAAGGGGGGAGGGCTTAGATACTCTTGATTATGGAAGGAACACTGGATgagtgggtgtccacaaacttttggccatatatatatacacactttatatatatattaggtgtAAAACAGTGTGAACATACAACTACTGGTTCATTTCATTTGtatcactatatggacaaaagtattgggacacctgctcctccatcgtttcttctaaaatcaagggtattaaaaagagttgatcctgcttttgttggagtgactgtctctactataTAGGGacgaagactttctactagatgttggaagaacattgctgtgaggattagactgcattcagcgacaataattatacaaataaaataattatacaaatacaaataattatagtgaggtcagggtatTTGATGATCGCCACCTCAGCTCATCCCCAAACTCCcttaaagtactggatggagctccaccatcatcattccagagaacacagttcctccactgctccacagctcaatactgctggggggctttatacccctctaacccacacctggcattaggcagcatggtgccaataggttgatgatgatccagagagtcctattctattggtagtacttctctacagacaggactagacaagctgtgtgtgctacattggcacatctgtgtcagcaatgtccacaaacattaggacatatagtgtagtaacACAATGAGTAAACCGAGAATGAATAGTCTGATTTATTCATGTAATTGAATATAATCCTCTGTAATCTAATTAACGTGTACTCAGATTTTGTCATTGGATTACATCATCCAGATTACACGCCCTCAATTCCTACCTGCAGGTCCACCCACACTGACAAAGCTGTCACCTCAGCTTCAGCTTCTCAGCCTTGTGATCTCCAGGCTGGAGTTACAGGATTAGCATCAGCATACCAATGGAACCGTCGACCAGGACCAGCAAACGTCTGGGAGTCTACCGTGAGCCTCGTTCCCCAGCAAGAGGAGAGCTTGGCGATCTTACTGAACCTCAGCGAGGAAAAAGACTCCAGGCCTGGTTAAGAAGGCCCATGGCTGTAAATTAGCCACGTGGGCCTGCGCTACGTCCCCCGAAGGCTGCAGCGTGAACCCAGTTGGTTTATTTTCCACCAGCATCCGTAACTGATTAAACAAAGCTAGAATCCATATATCTGTTTCATGGGGTTTCCACTGAGAGCTTTTATAGGCTGCACTCGGCCTTTTACTGGAGGCCTACGCTATCTGTTACATTTCTGCCAGTGGGGAGCCATTGCTGCAGTTTATGGACGACTCTAAAGTCCTAACTTCGAGATTTTGTCTTATTTAAcaaagatattaaacattaaagtaTTATTAGGAGGGCTTCCTACAGAACGTACAGAAATAAACGCCAGCCGCCACGTCAGCGGAGAGCCTTCCTGTGGCAGCAGTGAGGTTTACCCGACGTAAGGGGATGTTTACATCGTCATATATGCGTCCGTCTTACAAACAGTGGCGCTTGGTTGAGGTTGAAGTCATGTAGGAGGACGTAGAAGGACGCTCGGCCTGTGGATCTTTACCTGTCTCCTGTCATGCAGGCCAATCCAAATATCCGTCGGTATTCCCGGGACTCGGCTGTTCACCAAATCATAAACAAACACGTTCTCCTCCCAGCTGTGGCAAAACACAAGATCATTACAATGAGTGGGTGGAGTTTTAAAGGGACAGTCCAGAAAAGAATAGTCCAGTTGACACAGTTCCTCCTGCAGTTGATCAGCAAAGAAGCTGGATCTGGGGCTACTGGCTAATCGAGTAACTAGCTAACGAGCTGTGGAGGCTTATACCCCACATGAGAcctcagactgtgtgtgttgcgGGATTCGGTCACTGTATAATTCACTGTTCTCTATAAATGTGGACTAAACCTCTGTAGCTAAGCACAGTAACAGCAGCCTAGTGCTCCCCCTACTGTTGAGGGGTGTAATGCACTTGCTGTACACATGCGGTGAAAGTTTGGTACCTGTGGATGGAGGTGAGTTTGGCTGATCTGTGGCCGTTGGAGAACTCAGCGCAGTAAAGGTCAGCTTCAGCCCATGTGCGATTTAAGGGGAAGAATCGGTAGCAGTGGCCCTCAAACTCGGTCCAGAAGAGCGGACAGACTGCAGGCTGGCTTGGGTCAGGCAGTTGCAGGGGAAGAGCTGGGGGGGTTAGtggcagattcatactggattaaaatcacccaaCAATTATTACTGTCCAACTGTAAAATAAACTACACCctgtaaattcatactggattaaaatcaccccacGATTAGTACTGTCCAACTGTAAAATAAACTACaccctgcaaattcatactggattaaaatcaccccacGATTAGTACTGTCCAACTGTAAAAAACTACTccctgcaaattcatactggattaaaatctccCCACGATTAGTACTGTCCAACTGTAAAAAACTACaccctgcaaattcatactggattaaaatctccCCACGATTAGTACTGTCCAACTGTAAAAAACTACaccctgcaaattcatactggattaaaattaccCCACGATTATTACTGTCCAACTGTAAAAAACTACActctgcaaattcatactggattaaaattaccccacaattattactgtcaaactgtaaaaagctacaccctgcagattcatactggattaaaatcaccccacGATTAGTACTGTCCAACTGTAAAAAACTACActctgcaaattcatactggattaaaattaccCCACGATTATTACTGTCAAACTGTAAAAAGCTACaccctgcaaattcatactggattaaaatcaccccacgattattactgtcaaactgtaaaaagctacaccctgcaaattcatactggattaaaatcaccccacGATTATTACTGTCCAACTGTAAAAAACTACaccctgcaaattcatactggattaaaatccccCCACGATTATTACTGTCCAAATGTAAAAAACTACActctgcaaattcatactggattaaaaagtACCCCACGATTATTACTGTCAAACTGTAAAAAGCTACaccctgcaaattcatactggattaaaatcaccccacGATTAGTACTGTCCAACTGTAAAAAACTACaccctgcaaattcatactggattaaaatcaccccacGATTATTACTGTCCAACTGTAAAAAACTACaccctgcaaattcatactggattaaaatcaccccacaattattactgtccaACTGTAAAAAACTACaccctgcaaattcatactggattaaaatcaccccacGATTAGTACTGTCCAACTGTAAAAAACTACTccctgcaaattcatactggattaaaattaccCCACGATTATTACTGTCAAACTGTAAAAAGCTACaccctgcaaattcatactggattaaaatcaccccacGATTATTACTGTCCAACTGTAAAATAAACTACaccctgcaaattcatactggattaaaatcaccccacGATTAGTACTGTCCAACTGTAAAAAACTACTccctgcaaattcatactggattaaaatctccCCACGATTAGTACTGTCCAACTGTAAAAAACTACaccctgcaaattcatactggattaaaatcaccccacGATTAGTACTGTCCAACTGTAAAA
This genomic window contains:
- the clec19a gene encoding C-type lectin domain family 19 member A, with the translated sequence MLCWDLCLALLFSCLPAWALPSTNIKITQALPLQLPDPSQPAVCPLFWTEFEGHCYRFFPLNRTWAEADLYCAEFSNGHRSAKLTSIHSWEENVFVYDLVNSRVPGIPTDIWIGLHDRRQEGTLEWTDGSPYEYSYWDGNQPDDGIHRIPEEEDCVEIWYRQNSALRSWNDNSCGKAFPFVCKIPTLDN